One window from the genome of Bacillus rossius redtenbacheri isolate Brsri chromosome 10, Brsri_v3, whole genome shotgun sequence encodes:
- the LOC134536071 gene encoding methyl farnesoate epoxidase-like isoform X2, whose amino-acid sequence MILTVAVGLCILYIIYSWFTMKPKNFPPGPACLPFIGSVLSLPTKHMHLRMEHWRKEYGPLAGFMIGSNPFVAVCEPSLVLEVLRREEFQSRPDTFILRTRSFNKRLGIFFSDGKFWTEQRRFTLRHLREFGFGKSSEEAIMLDEISHLIKKLESSKIVSISNLFNLPVVNVLWKTLAGTRIAHDDDEFNKLIEIVFEVMRSGNPAGGIINVMPFLRHVFPNIGAYKTSTDAVKDLHHYFKEIISEHEKTLDSDNPRDFIDVYLREKQLQKNVEDTTFTDEALMVTMLDLFFAGVESTANSLSFTLMYMLLHPEVQSKVHEELDRVVGRDRPVCLADKPSLPYVEAVLAETARCNTIAPLAAPHRADRDTHLGGHFIPKDEAHWGDPRSFRPERHLDADGRLRKDDWLLVFGAGKRVCVGESLARNSLFVFFANLAQRFSFQLPPGEPRPSNLALPGFTTAPQPFNLLIRPRE is encoded by the exons TGCTGTCCTTGCCCACGAAGCACATGCACCTGCGCATGGAGCACTGGAGGAAGGAGTACGGCCCTCTGGCCGGCTTCATGATCGGGTCCAACCCCTTCGTGGCCGTGTGCGAGCCCTCCTTGGTGCTCGAGGTGCTGCGCCGGGAGGAGTTCCAGTCGCGGCCCGACACCTTCATCCTGCGGACCAGATCCTTCAACAAGAGACTCG GCATATTCTTCAGCGACGGCAAGTTTTGGACAGAGCAGCGCCGCTTCACTCTGCGACACCTGCGTGAGTTCGGCTTCGGGAAGTCCAGCGAGGAAGCGATCATGCTCGACGAGATCAGCCATCTGATCAAGAAGCTGGAATCTTCAAAAATCGTTTCA ATCTCCAACTTGTTCAACCTGCCGGTCGTGAACGTGCTGTGGAAGACGCTGGCGGGCACGCGCATCGCGCACGACGACGACGAGTTCAACAAGCTGATCGAGATCGTCTTCGAGGTGATGCGCAGCGGGAACCCGGCGGGCGGCATCATCAACGTGATGCCCTTCCTGCGGCACGTCTTCCCCAACATCGGAGCGTACAAGACGTCGACAGACGCCGTCAAAGATCTGCACCACTATTTCAAG gaAATTATTTCAGAGCATGAAAAGACGCTTGATTCAGATAACCCGAGGGACTTTATCGACGTTTATCTTCGCGAGAAACAGCTGCAGAAAAACGTCGAAGACACTACGTTTACTG ACGAGGCGCTGATGGTGACGATGCTGGACCTGTTCTTTGCCGGGGTCGAGTCCACCGCCAACTCACTGAGCTTCACCCTCATGTACATGCTGCTTCACCCGGAGGTGCAGAGCAAGGTGCACGAAGAGCTGGACAGAGTCGTGGGCAGGGACCGCCCGGTGTGCTTGGCCGACAAACCCAG CTTGCCCTACGTGGAGGCGGTGCTCGCGGAGACCGCGCGCTGCAACACCATCGCCCCTCTCGCCGCCCCGCACAGGGCTGACCGCGACACCCACCTCGGCGGACACTTCATACCCAAG GACGAGGCCCACTGGGGCGACCCGCGCAGCTTCAGGCCGGAGCGACACCTCGACGCCGATGGCCGCCTCCGCAAGGACGACTGGCTGCTAGTGTTCGGCGCCGGCAAGCGCGTCTGCGTGGGCGAGTCGCTGGCGCGCAACTCGCTCTTCGTGTTCTTCGCCAACCTCGCGCAGCGCTTCAGCTTCCAGCTGCCGCCCGGCGAGCCGCGCCCGTCCAACCTGGCCCTGCCCGGGTTCACCACGGCGCCGCAGCCCTTCAACCTGCTGATACGCCCCAGGGAGTAG
- the LOC134536071 gene encoding methyl farnesoate epoxidase-like isoform X1, with protein MILTVAVGLCILYIIYSWFTMKPKNFPPGPACLPFIGSVLSLPTKHMHLRMEHWRKEYGPLAGFMIGSNPFVAVCEPSLVLEVLRREEFQSRPDTFILRTRSFNKRLGIFFSDGKFWTEQRRFTLRHLREFGFGKSSEEAIMLDEISHLIKKLESSKIVSISNLFNLPVVNVLWKTLAGTRIAHDDDEFNKLIEIVFEVMRSGNPAGGIINVMPFLRHVFPNIGAYKTSTDAVKDLHHYFKEIISEHEKTLDSDNPRDFIDVYLREKQLQKNVEDTTFTDEALMVTMLDLFFAGVESTANSLSFTLMYMLLHPEVQSKVHEELDRVVGRDRPVCLADKPSLPYVEAVLAETARCNTIAPLAAPHRADRDTHLGGHFIPKDTMLMLSLWSLLQDEAHWGDPRSFRPERHLDADGRLRKDDWLLVFGAGKRVCVGESLARNSLFVFFANLAQRFSFQLPPGEPRPSNLALPGFTTAPQPFNLLIRPRE; from the exons TGCTGTCCTTGCCCACGAAGCACATGCACCTGCGCATGGAGCACTGGAGGAAGGAGTACGGCCCTCTGGCCGGCTTCATGATCGGGTCCAACCCCTTCGTGGCCGTGTGCGAGCCCTCCTTGGTGCTCGAGGTGCTGCGCCGGGAGGAGTTCCAGTCGCGGCCCGACACCTTCATCCTGCGGACCAGATCCTTCAACAAGAGACTCG GCATATTCTTCAGCGACGGCAAGTTTTGGACAGAGCAGCGCCGCTTCACTCTGCGACACCTGCGTGAGTTCGGCTTCGGGAAGTCCAGCGAGGAAGCGATCATGCTCGACGAGATCAGCCATCTGATCAAGAAGCTGGAATCTTCAAAAATCGTTTCA ATCTCCAACTTGTTCAACCTGCCGGTCGTGAACGTGCTGTGGAAGACGCTGGCGGGCACGCGCATCGCGCACGACGACGACGAGTTCAACAAGCTGATCGAGATCGTCTTCGAGGTGATGCGCAGCGGGAACCCGGCGGGCGGCATCATCAACGTGATGCCCTTCCTGCGGCACGTCTTCCCCAACATCGGAGCGTACAAGACGTCGACAGACGCCGTCAAAGATCTGCACCACTATTTCAAG gaAATTATTTCAGAGCATGAAAAGACGCTTGATTCAGATAACCCGAGGGACTTTATCGACGTTTATCTTCGCGAGAAACAGCTGCAGAAAAACGTCGAAGACACTACGTTTACTG ACGAGGCGCTGATGGTGACGATGCTGGACCTGTTCTTTGCCGGGGTCGAGTCCACCGCCAACTCACTGAGCTTCACCCTCATGTACATGCTGCTTCACCCGGAGGTGCAGAGCAAGGTGCACGAAGAGCTGGACAGAGTCGTGGGCAGGGACCGCCCGGTGTGCTTGGCCGACAAACCCAG CTTGCCCTACGTGGAGGCGGTGCTCGCGGAGACCGCGCGCTGCAACACCATCGCCCCTCTCGCCGCCCCGCACAGGGCTGACCGCGACACCCACCTCGGCGGACACTTCATACCCAAG GACACCATGCTGATGCTGAGTCTGTGGAGCCTCCTGCAGGACGAGGCCCACTGGGGCGACCCGCGCAGCTTCAGGCCGGAGCGACACCTCGACGCCGATGGCCGCCTCCGCAAGGACGACTGGCTGCTAGTGTTCGGCGCCGGCAAGCGCGTCTGCGTGGGCGAGTCGCTGGCGCGCAACTCGCTCTTCGTGTTCTTCGCCAACCTCGCGCAGCGCTTCAGCTTCCAGCTGCCGCCCGGCGAGCCGCGCCCGTCCAACCTGGCCCTGCCCGGGTTCACCACGGCGCCGCAGCCCTTCAACCTGCTGATACGCCCCAGGGAGTAG